The sequence GTCCAGAGCCGATGTCTCCATAAAGAAGAGTCCCTGCGCTTCCGCCAACGCCTTCCCTTCTGATGTTGGAACTTCTCTTATGTCCTTAAGATCCGACTTGTTCCCCACCAGGATCGTCACAACGTTCATATCAGAGTGCGCTGCATCAACAGTGCTCATCATTTAGTAAAAGATAATAAAGAAAATGGAGTTTTCTTGTGTGTGTGAATGTGATGTGTCTTACTGTGGAGCTCGTTGAGCCATCTACCAATGCTTTGAAAAGTCTGCACTCTGCTGATGTCGTAAACAAGAAGAGCTCCAACTGCACCTCTGTAATACGCAGAAGTGACTGCCCTGAAGCGTTCTTGACCTGCCGTGTCCCATATCTGAGCTTTGATCTCCTTTCCGTTGATAACAATCTTCTGCGTCTGAAACTCCACTCCAATGGTCGACTTTGAGTTGGGATAGAACTCATCCCTAGCAAATCTTGCGAGCAAATTTGATTTTCCCACTGCAGAATCACCTATTAGAACAATCTTGAAGAGGTAGTCTTCACTCTTGTTGTCCTCAGAATAGAAAGCCATCTCCTTCCTTGTTATTGCTACAATACCTCCCTTCTACAGAAGCATAACTTTACCACTAGCTTTTAGCCCGTCTAAAAAGTCAAGAATAAGTAGAGTTGGCAATAGGTAACTTCACAAACAGGAAAAGATTTGAGATCTAAGAGTTAACAGTAGCAGATGcaaaatagaatatttttaaaagcacCTGTCTAGTGAGGTAGCTTCCTAGAAGGTTCTGTGGAGCTGCAAAGTTGACTAAATTTTAAGCTCTTCCACCGCCTAAGAAAACCTATCACAAGCAAATGATTTAGTACATAAAGTTTCAGTATTCTGAATCAAAAAGTAAAGCAGGAAGCAGTTACCTCATCTGAGAAAGATGGATCTGACCCTTTATTACAATCTCCTACAGTAGAAATTACTATACAAGATAAGTAGCGTGTGTACGCCTATAAAACAACAAGTAAAGCCAACTTTAGTATAGTGAGATCACCCTGAgaatatatataagttaaaagTCGGTGGATAGTAACTATTCACCAGGCATGAAAAAGCCTCCAATAAGAAAGCAAGATAAAATATTCTCTCTATCAAAAAAGAAGAGACAAGAGCGGGCCCTAAGCAGCCAACACTACTCATCAGTTGATCACACAAAGTGCAGTTAACACACTGATGGAAATCAAAGCAGTCTTGTCCTAAGGTTCACACTTAAAGAATGGACTAGTGAAAGATTGTTGCAGGTAATGAATCTTCAGATACGGAATGATAACGTGAAGGTATGCCacattttttcagaaaaaaaatatatattaacaaagaGAATTATAGACAACAatacacaagaaaaaaatgaaactaaacCCAAGTAAGAACCAATGTCAAGAGAGACTTTTTGAGAGTTTGTTTTCAGAAAAACAGAGCATGTAATAGAATTCCAAAGTTACAGGAGAGAATCACAAGACATTCCGGTCAAAATGTAAGACcaacatacacacacacacacacaagagaGAAGACGCTGATCGTGGCAAATTCAGAACTTTTGCAGACCCATTTAACGTAATGGAACAAAAGAACAAGATATGCAGAGATAATCACAAGTGTGGGGGTTCTCCTCTTTGTGAAATTGAGGAAGAAGACAAAAATTACCTTTGTGGAAACAACAACGGTTTTAAGAAATTGGGTGGATGAAGAGATGGGATCCAGAGAGGAGAGACGAAGTGAGATCCCCAGAGACAGAGTGGAGTCGATCCGGGGAAGAAAACGCAGGGATTCAACGCTTCTGCTATGAAATCAAAAAAAGACTTGTTGCAATAAGGCAGTCAGAGACGGGCTTTAACTCGAAATGCCCCTCCCTCTCCATTAGAAATGCTGATTTCACCctgtaataaaaaataatatattttttatttttttttaaatataaaatcggGTAAATCGTGGTTAAAGACGCTAGGGACCTTAATAAAACAAACTTATTACCAACCCGACCTGCTCTACCCGACCCAACCAAACTGAACCGGATCCTATTCTCTAAACGAAGCgtttcgtctctctctctctccacctAAATCTAAATCCCGTCTCGTCCTTATCCGGCTTCTCTCTTGCGATTGCGCAAAACCCTAGCCTCCAGCCTCCGTGCTTTGTGGCTTTCTCCGTCGTCCTCCTCCGTCTAAATCGAGAATCAATCAATCTCTCCGTGGACGTCCTCTCTCCCTCTTATTTCTCGGGTCTCAACTCTCTAGAGTCGAGAACTGCttcgtttcttcttctttctccgaCGAAATCTAGTCTCCATCTTCGTTCCTTTTCGTAAGTGAGTAGTTTCCTTTGAGTATTACATTGTTGAGATGTAATAATTGATGTTTGCTATGCGGTTTGCATTTGAAGTAATTGACAGTGACTTGTTGTGTTTTTAACAGCGTTTCTAACTTCTTGTACAGGAAATGAAGGGCCGAAAAAGAAAGAATCCATCT comes from Brassica rapa cultivar Chiifu-401-42 chromosome A02, CAAS_Brap_v3.01, whole genome shotgun sequence and encodes:
- the LOC103853818 gene encoding ras-related protein RABA5a, with translation MAFYSEDNKSEDYLFKIVLIGDSAVGKSNLLARFARDEFYPNSKSTIGVEFQTQKIVINGKEIKAQIWDTAGQERFRAVTSAYYRGAVGALLVYDISRVQTFQSIGRWLNELHTHSDMNVVTILVGNKSDLKDIREVPTSEGKALAEAQGLFFMETSALDSSNVAAAFETVVKEIYNILSRKVMSSQELNKQDPASLSNGKKVVIPSEGESKTGGGGCCSR